A stretch of the Archangium violaceum genome encodes the following:
- a CDS encoding putative quinol monooxygenase: MSLLVLCEFRARTDGEAEFLRVARALASAAATEPGTLRYQWFVTQKPGHYSIIEEYVDADAAETHNNHVDSLLRELFAVADLVSVSFYGELNQYLREWISGREGIAVNLPL; the protein is encoded by the coding sequence ATGAGTCTTCTGGTGCTATGTGAGTTCAGAGCACGGACCGACGGGGAGGCGGAGTTCCTGCGGGTGGCGCGGGCATTGGCATCCGCCGCTGCGACCGAGCCGGGAACGTTGCGCTACCAGTGGTTCGTCACGCAGAAGCCCGGTCATTATTCGATAATTGAGGAGTACGTCGACGCTGACGCGGCCGAAACGCATAACAACCATGTGGATTCACTGCTCCGCGAACTCTTTGCGGTGGCTGATCTGGTGTCGGTGTCATTCTACGGGGAGCTCAACCAATACTTGCGCGAGTGGATTTCCGGCCGCGAGGGAATTGCAGTCAATTTGCCGTTGTGA
- a CDS encoding CBM35 domain-containing protein, with protein MLEAEDAALSSGAIALNDHPGYSGCGFVAGYWNSGATTAFTLQVSTAGTYSATLKYSNGSGSAKTVSLVHRM; from the coding sequence GTGCTCGAGGCGGAGGACGCGGCGCTGTCCTCGGGCGCGATCGCCCTGAACGACCACCCGGGCTACTCCGGGTGCGGGTTCGTCGCTGGGTACTGGAACTCCGGAGCGACCACCGCGTTCACCTTGCAGGTCAGCACGGCGGGCACCTACTCCGCGACCCTGAAGTACAGCAACGGCAGCGGCTCGGCCAAGACGGTCTCACTAGTGCACCGCATGTGA
- a CDS encoding vanadium-dependent haloperoxidase, producing MVAAPCAAHANVVAEWNHLMLRLEPTPRFTPHTRGAALMHVAMHDALNSIPGSRRYTTYLPPVPASAGASPEAAASAAAHWTLRRYTQTVHPENTALLGQIETLYTTSLASIPDGPAKEEGIRVGEAAAEQLWTVRANDGWNNPDNLQYTFPAPAPGVWRPVPPWPSNNLPPFFWWNRVTPWTLIQASQFMSPPPLDITSERFQRDVAETRAYGDIQSTVRTADQSLAAHWWGTCVESNFGSPGLIAQQLVLDHGTGLYESARIFAILALVQADAIISNIENKNRWNFWRPITVIRENGDVSWTPFLTTPPNQEYPAGHPMVSGAGVYVLAKFFPGRLKQPLRVTSASCGTRTFLHVSDAVDEVVSARVWGGMHFRHSGEVGAGLGKKIAHWVYKRYLLPLDEPHLP from the coding sequence ATGGTCGCCGCGCCATGCGCGGCCCATGCCAACGTGGTCGCCGAATGGAACCACCTGATGTTGAGGCTCGAGCCGACGCCGCGGTTCACGCCACACACGCGCGGCGCGGCCCTGATGCACGTCGCGATGCATGACGCGCTCAACTCCATTCCCGGCTCGCGGCGATACACCACCTATCTGCCCCCCGTGCCCGCCTCCGCCGGTGCGTCCCCCGAGGCCGCGGCCTCCGCCGCCGCGCATTGGACCCTGCGCCGCTACACCCAGACGGTCCACCCGGAGAACACCGCGCTGCTCGGGCAGATCGAGACGCTCTATACCACCTCCCTCGCGTCCATTCCGGACGGTCCCGCGAAGGAGGAGGGCATCCGGGTCGGCGAGGCGGCGGCGGAGCAACTCTGGACGGTGCGCGCCAATGATGGCTGGAACAACCCGGACAATCTCCAGTACACCTTTCCCGCTCCCGCGCCCGGTGTCTGGCGGCCCGTGCCGCCCTGGCCGTCCAACAACCTCCCGCCCTTCTTCTGGTGGAACCGGGTGACGCCCTGGACGCTGATCCAGGCCTCGCAGTTCATGTCGCCCCCTCCTCTGGACATCACCAGCGAGCGGTTCCAGAGGGACGTCGCGGAGACCCGGGCTTATGGTGACATCCAGAGCACGGTTCGCACCGCGGACCAGTCCCTCGCCGCGCATTGGTGGGGCACGTGTGTGGAGAGCAACTTCGGCTCGCCCGGCCTGATCGCCCAGCAGCTCGTCCTGGATCATGGCACCGGGTTGTACGAGAGCGCTCGCATCTTCGCGATCCTCGCGCTCGTGCAGGCTGACGCGATCATCTCCAACATCGAGAACAAGAACAGGTGGAACTTCTGGCGCCCCATCACGGTGATTCGTGAGAACGGCGATGTGAGCTGGACGCCCTTCCTCACCACCCCTCCGAATCAGGAGTATCCGGCGGGCCATCCCATGGTCAGCGGCGCCGGGGTGTACGTGCTCGCGAAGTTCTTCCCTGGCCGGCTGAAGCAGCCCTTGCGTGTCACGAGCGCGTCCTGCGGCACCCGGACCTTCCTCCACGTCTCGGATGCCGTCGATGAGGTGGTGAGCGCTCGGGTCTGGGGCGGCATGCACTTCCGCCACTCGGGAGAGGTGGGGGCGGGTCTCGGCAAGAAGATCGCCCACTGGGTGTACAAGCGTTATCTGCTCCCGCTCGACGAGCCCCACTTGCCGTAA
- a CDS encoding trifunctional serine/threonine-protein kinase/ATP-binding protein/sensor histidine kinase encodes MLNIPGYTLLGVLKTTGTSLLFRAVRDADGLRLILKTPLVSAPGPRECENYLREFGILQRLQDVRGVIRAHACEQLQGRPVLLLEDVDGTPLSESTGEPLEVTRAVDLAIAVASTVAELHRRGIVHKDLKPSNIILTPSGETRLIDFGTASLQLVEHVDVTQAPLVEGTLAYMSPEQTGRMNRSVDYRTDLYSLGITLYELLAGQRPFHGRDALEWFHAHMAQAPLPLSARVKNLPPVLSAIVMKLLAKVAEERYQSAEGLKADLERCREGLSRGVSEDFVPGRHDYPSRFQLPQRLYGRDSHAKVLLQAFERVAERGRSELVLVSGYSGIGKSSVVNELHKPVVRQRSFLLSGKFDQFQQDIPYATVARAIQGLARQLLGGTDEELARWRQDLSDAWEGQGQVLVDIAPQLELVTGRQAPVQELPPSLAQQRFHRVLCRFFGVFATSGHPLVFFMDDLQWADLASFQLLQHLLTHPETPPLLLIAAYRDNEVHSTHPLTQTLEQLRQAGARMAHVQLEPLSLEDVRQLVTDTLPGASAELVGPLAALAREKTGGNPFFLLQFLQTLHQDGLLVRTPEGPWRWDAQGAQAKGYSDNVVDFMVARLRQFPSRTQHLLRLAACVGNTFSLRTLLLISGVEDPGEVEQGLELALQEGVLATTGPEQYRFLHDRIHQAAHALIPEDQRKAVHLRVGRLLLASLSPEEVRKNLFEVVGQLNTGAELLTEPEERLRVARLNAEAGARAKASTAYRSAITYLVMGFQLLPGDPWAVDHALAFKLRLDHASCEFMSGNAAQARRMVEELRGRTRTPAEMAALYRLKCDLHVAAGENQVAVASLLEGLSMMGMPLSPRPSWEEVVAAHEEVGALLGERSISSLVELPRLSDPVKEAVMSLLVALYSPALNTDPHLHLLHLCKLVCLSIRHGNTPASVHGYSSYGMVLGLAFKRYRESLAFGQLACALAERYDAVALRARAFFGMGMISHWLQPISDSLGFLRGAFQYALQASDFLVAGFCCTHIVSQRLTLGHSLEEVYQESIARMDFVRMSGFVDVRDVVHIYQRFTQQLRGRTVSFQSLNGDDFTEEAFEARLTPERTSIARCLYWLLKMQSRFMGGAYDEAREAADRAAQLSWSLLGRIQLLQFHFFHALTLAACYGKMAPESRGTALEAIRGHHARLSEWTGHCPENFRALERMVSAELARLQGHDVEALRAYEEAIQAAREQGRIHDLALASELAARFWTERAVPTIAEAYARKAREAYLRWGALGKVQHLDAQWPPPPALSPEEATTTDTNSAHIDALTVVKAQQAISGEIVLDRLGDTLLRVAIENAGAQRGALLLPQGDALSVVALADSSLDESAGPRDERLPWTLISYVRRTREHVLIGDASQPHPFSADAWLQRGGARSVLCLPLVRQEEFRGVLYLENSLASNAFTPARTSLLGHLASQATISIENARLYTDLQRAESALRRANDELEKRVEERTRELRHAQTQLVDTARAAGMAEVATNVLHNVGNVLTSAIINVQVLTQTVRASRMRRVKQVSSMFEQHQGALSDFLTRDPRGTQLPGYLSVLADELLHEHAALQEGLDAMNKHIDHVRAIVQVQQTYARSTMVTEECDLSSLVKDALSIQLPALKRHGVNIVQELSTLPEVRVDKHKVLQILINLISNARNAMASVPTSQRNLHVRLDAVDDMARIQVVDSGMGIAPELRARLFTQGFTTREGGHGLGLHSSSLAARMLGGQLTLESEGPGRGATATLKLPLA; translated from the coding sequence ATGCTGAACATCCCTGGTTATACCCTGCTCGGAGTGCTCAAGACCACGGGCACGAGCCTGCTGTTCCGGGCGGTACGTGATGCCGATGGCTTGCGGCTCATCCTCAAGACGCCGCTGGTTTCAGCTCCTGGTCCCCGTGAGTGCGAGAACTACCTCCGCGAGTTCGGCATCCTGCAGCGGCTCCAGGACGTGCGCGGCGTCATCCGCGCCCACGCATGTGAGCAGCTCCAGGGCCGGCCGGTGCTCCTCCTGGAGGACGTAGACGGCACGCCGCTGTCCGAGTCCACCGGCGAGCCGCTCGAGGTGACCCGGGCCGTGGACCTCGCCATCGCCGTGGCCTCGACGGTCGCGGAGCTGCATCGCCGCGGCATCGTCCACAAGGATCTCAAGCCCTCCAACATCATCCTCACGCCCTCGGGGGAGACGCGCCTCATCGACTTCGGCACCGCCAGCCTCCAGCTCGTCGAGCACGTGGACGTGACGCAAGCCCCCCTGGTCGAAGGCACATTGGCCTACATGTCCCCGGAGCAGACCGGGCGGATGAACCGCTCGGTGGACTACCGCACCGACCTCTATTCCCTGGGGATCACGCTCTACGAGCTGCTGGCGGGCCAGCGGCCCTTCCACGGCCGCGACGCGCTCGAGTGGTTCCACGCCCACATGGCGCAGGCCCCGCTGCCCCTGTCGGCACGGGTGAAGAATCTGCCGCCCGTCCTGTCCGCCATCGTGATGAAGCTCCTGGCCAAGGTCGCCGAGGAGCGCTACCAGAGCGCCGAGGGCCTGAAGGCCGATCTCGAGCGATGCCGGGAGGGCCTGAGCCGGGGTGTGAGCGAGGACTTCGTGCCAGGCCGGCACGACTACCCCAGCCGCTTCCAGCTCCCCCAGCGGCTCTATGGGCGCGACAGCCACGCCAAGGTCCTGCTCCAGGCCTTCGAGCGCGTCGCCGAGCGCGGCCGCTCGGAGCTCGTCCTGGTCAGTGGCTACTCGGGGATCGGCAAGTCCTCGGTGGTCAACGAGCTGCACAAGCCCGTGGTGAGGCAGCGGTCCTTCCTGCTCAGCGGCAAGTTCGACCAGTTCCAGCAGGACATCCCCTACGCCACCGTGGCGAGGGCCATTCAGGGGCTGGCGCGGCAGCTGCTCGGAGGCACCGATGAGGAGTTGGCGCGGTGGCGTCAGGACCTGAGCGACGCCTGGGAGGGCCAGGGCCAGGTCCTGGTGGACATCGCCCCGCAGCTCGAGCTCGTCACGGGCAGACAGGCGCCCGTCCAGGAGCTGCCGCCCTCCCTGGCCCAACAGCGCTTCCATCGGGTGCTCTGCCGGTTCTTTGGCGTCTTCGCCACGTCCGGGCATCCGCTGGTGTTCTTCATGGATGATCTCCAGTGGGCCGATCTGGCCAGCTTCCAGCTGCTCCAGCATCTACTGACCCACCCGGAGACACCGCCGCTCCTGCTGATCGCCGCCTATCGCGACAACGAGGTCCATTCCACCCATCCGCTGACGCAGACGCTGGAGCAGCTACGCCAGGCGGGTGCGCGGATGGCCCACGTCCAGCTCGAGCCGCTGAGCCTCGAGGATGTCCGGCAGCTCGTCACGGACACGCTCCCCGGCGCGAGCGCGGAGCTCGTCGGGCCGCTGGCGGCGCTGGCCCGTGAGAAGACCGGAGGCAACCCCTTCTTCCTCCTGCAGTTCCTGCAGACGCTCCACCAGGACGGGCTGTTGGTGCGCACGCCCGAGGGCCCCTGGCGCTGGGATGCGCAGGGCGCCCAGGCGAAGGGCTACTCCGACAACGTCGTCGACTTCATGGTGGCCAGGCTGCGCCAGTTCCCCTCACGAACGCAGCACCTGCTGCGGCTGGCGGCATGCGTGGGAAATACCTTCTCGCTGCGGACCTTGCTCCTCATCTCGGGAGTGGAGGATCCGGGCGAGGTGGAGCAGGGCCTCGAGCTGGCGCTCCAGGAGGGGGTGCTGGCCACCACCGGCCCGGAGCAGTACCGCTTCCTCCACGACCGCATCCACCAGGCGGCCCACGCCCTCATCCCCGAGGACCAACGAAAGGCCGTCCACCTGCGCGTGGGCCGTCTGCTGCTGGCGAGCCTGTCGCCGGAGGAGGTGCGCAAGAACCTCTTCGAGGTGGTGGGGCAGCTCAATACCGGCGCGGAGCTGCTCACCGAGCCCGAGGAGCGCCTGCGCGTCGCACGCCTGAACGCCGAGGCTGGCGCGAGGGCCAAGGCGTCGACCGCATACCGCTCGGCCATTACCTATCTGGTGATGGGCTTCCAGCTCCTCCCCGGAGATCCCTGGGCGGTGGATCACGCGCTGGCCTTCAAGCTCCGGCTGGATCACGCGAGTTGCGAGTTCATGAGCGGCAACGCCGCCCAGGCGCGCCGCATGGTGGAGGAGCTCCGAGGCCGGACGCGCACTCCGGCGGAGATGGCCGCGCTCTACCGGCTGAAGTGCGACCTCCACGTTGCCGCCGGCGAGAACCAGGTGGCCGTCGCCAGCCTCCTGGAGGGCCTGTCGATGATGGGAATGCCGCTCTCCCCGCGGCCCTCCTGGGAGGAAGTAGTGGCCGCCCACGAGGAGGTGGGGGCGCTGTTGGGGGAGAGGTCCATCTCCAGCCTTGTCGAGCTGCCCCGCCTGAGCGATCCCGTCAAGGAGGCGGTGATGAGCCTCCTGGTGGCACTGTACTCGCCGGCGCTCAACACGGACCCTCACCTGCACCTGCTCCACCTGTGCAAGTTGGTCTGTCTCAGCATCCGGCATGGCAACACGCCGGCCTCCGTCCACGGGTACTCCTCGTATGGGATGGTGCTGGGGCTTGCCTTCAAGCGTTACCGGGAGAGCCTGGCCTTTGGCCAGCTCGCCTGTGCGCTCGCCGAGCGCTACGACGCGGTCGCGCTCCGGGCAAGGGCGTTCTTCGGCATGGGGATGATCAGCCACTGGCTCCAGCCCATCTCCGACTCCCTGGGCTTCCTGCGCGGGGCCTTCCAGTACGCGCTCCAGGCCAGCGATTTCCTGGTCGCCGGCTTCTGCTGCACGCACATCGTCTCGCAGCGGCTCACCCTGGGGCACTCCCTGGAGGAGGTCTATCAGGAGTCGATCGCGCGGATGGACTTCGTGCGGATGAGCGGCTTCGTGGACGTGCGGGACGTCGTCCACATCTACCAGCGTTTCACTCAGCAGCTCCGGGGGCGCACCGTCTCGTTCCAGTCACTGAACGGAGATGACTTCACCGAGGAGGCCTTCGAAGCCAGGCTGACGCCGGAGCGCACGAGCATCGCCCGGTGCCTGTACTGGCTCCTCAAGATGCAGTCGCGCTTCATGGGCGGGGCGTACGACGAGGCGCGGGAGGCTGCGGACAGGGCCGCCCAGCTGAGCTGGTCGTTGCTGGGCCGCATCCAGCTCCTGCAGTTCCACTTCTTCCATGCCCTGACCCTGGCCGCCTGCTACGGGAAGATGGCGCCGGAGTCGAGGGGCACCGCCCTCGAGGCCATCCGTGGGCACCATGCGCGGCTCTCGGAGTGGACGGGCCATTGCCCCGAGAACTTCCGCGCGCTCGAGCGAATGGTGTCCGCGGAGCTGGCCCGCCTCCAGGGTCATGACGTCGAGGCCCTCCGCGCCTACGAAGAGGCCATCCAGGCTGCCCGCGAGCAGGGACGCATCCATGACCTGGCCCTGGCCAGCGAGCTGGCGGCCCGCTTCTGGACCGAGCGCGCAGTGCCCACCATCGCCGAGGCCTACGCCCGCAAGGCCCGGGAGGCCTACCTGCGTTGGGGCGCCTTGGGCAAGGTCCAGCACCTGGATGCCCAATGGCCGCCCCCGCCCGCCCTCTCGCCCGAGGAGGCGACCACCACGGACACGAACTCCGCGCACATCGACGCGCTCACCGTGGTGAAGGCCCAGCAAGCCATCTCAGGGGAGATCGTCCTGGACAGGCTGGGGGACACGCTGCTGCGGGTGGCCATCGAGAACGCCGGCGCCCAGCGGGGCGCCCTGCTGCTCCCGCAGGGTGACGCTCTCTCGGTGGTGGCCCTCGCGGACTCCTCGCTGGATGAGTCCGCCGGCCCGCGGGACGAGCGCCTGCCGTGGACCCTCATCTCCTACGTCCGGCGCACACGGGAGCACGTGCTCATCGGCGATGCCTCCCAGCCCCACCCGTTCTCCGCCGATGCGTGGCTCCAGCGCGGCGGGGCTCGCTCGGTGCTGTGCCTTCCCCTGGTGCGCCAGGAGGAGTTCCGGGGGGTGCTCTACCTGGAGAACAGCCTGGCCAGCAACGCCTTCACCCCCGCGCGCACCTCCCTGCTCGGACACCTCGCCTCCCAGGCCACCATCTCCATCGAGAACGCGCGGCTGTACACCGATCTCCAGCGTGCCGAGTCCGCCCTGCGCCGCGCCAACGACGAGTTGGAGAAGCGGGTGGAGGAGCGCACACGGGAGCTCCGGCACGCCCAGACCCAGCTGGTGGACACGGCGCGCGCGGCGGGTATGGCCGAGGTGGCCACCAACGTGCTCCACAACGTGGGCAACGTCCTCACCAGCGCCATCATCAACGTCCAGGTCCTGACCCAGACGGTGAGAGCCTCGCGCATGCGGCGGGTGAAGCAGGTCTCCTCGATGTTCGAACAGCACCAGGGCGCCCTCTCCGACTTCCTCACCCGCGATCCCCGCGGCACCCAGCTGCCGGGTTACCTCTCGGTCCTCGCCGACGAGCTGCTCCACGAGCACGCGGCGCTGCAGGAGGGCCTGGACGCGATGAACAAGCACATCGACCACGTGCGGGCCATCGTCCAGGTGCAGCAGACCTACGCCCGCAGCACGATGGTCACCGAGGAGTGCGATCTGTCGAGCCTCGTCAAGGACGCATTGAGCATCCAGCTGCCCGCGCTCAAACGCCATGGCGTCAACATCGTCCAGGAGCTGTCCACATTACCCGAGGTGCGTGTGGACAAGCACAAGGTGTTGCAGATCCTGATCAACCTCATCAGCAACGCCAGGAACGCGATGGCCTCGGTCCCCACCAGTCAGCGCAACCTGCACGTGCGGCTCGATGCCGTGGACGACATGGCGCGCATCCAGGTGGTGGACAGCGGCATGGGCATCGCACCGGAGTTGCGCGCGCGGCTCTTCACCCAGGGGTTCACCACCCGCGAGGGGGGCCATGGTCTGGGCCTGCACTCGAGCTCGTTGGCTGCGCGAATGCTGGGCGGGCAGCTCACGCTGGAGAGTGAAGGGCCGGGGAGGGGGGCAACGGCCACACTGAAGTTGCCGCTGGCATAG
- a CDS encoding M3 family metallopeptidase, giving the protein MRKLLFTGAGVAALVSASCATTTQEVRTTGDNQPTASSAPAPKATNPLLARWSGPYGGVPAFDQVKVEHFKPALEASIEENRREIAAIANNPDAPTFENTIVALEDAGRTYNDVSTIFGIWSSSMNGPEFQVIEREMAPRLAAFADEIAQNEKLFQRVEAVYTSPDKAKLTPEQQRLVWVHYTGLVRSGAKLDAAAKKRLADINQRLASLYTDFSQNVLADEENHVVVLESEADLAGLPESVRTGAAAAAESRGMPGKWVITNTRSSMEPFLTYSSRRDLREKVWRNYVNRGDNGDARDNNKLITEILKLRAERAKLLGYATHAHWRLENTMAKTPERAMALMEAVWTPAVARVREEVADMQAIANKEGAKLKIEPWDYRYYAEKVRKAKYDLDENEVKPYLQLEKLREGMFWVAGELFGFSFTPVSNVPVFHPDVRVWEVKDKTSGKHVGLWYFDPYARPGKRSGAWMNAYRNQERFKGDISTIVSNNSNFMKGKPGEPVLISWTDAQTLFHEFGHALHGLASNVTYPTLSGTSVARDYVEFPSQLLEHWLSTPEVLNTYAVHYQTGKPIPAALVAKIEKAATFNQGFGTVEYLSSALVDMKLHLAGDKTIDPDAFERDTLGALGMPKEIVMRHRTPQFGHVFAGDGYSAGYYSYLWSDTLTADAYEAFTEGKGAYDRDVAERLRKNVFSVGNTVDPAEAYRSFRGKEAGTDALMRKRGFPVPVKNKKAN; this is encoded by the coding sequence ATGCGTAAGCTCCTCTTCACCGGCGCGGGTGTGGCCGCGCTCGTGTCCGCCTCGTGCGCGACGACCACCCAGGAGGTCCGCACGACGGGCGACAACCAGCCCACCGCGTCCAGCGCGCCCGCCCCCAAGGCCACGAACCCGTTGCTGGCCCGGTGGTCCGGCCCGTACGGCGGCGTGCCCGCGTTCGACCAGGTCAAGGTCGAGCACTTCAAGCCCGCGCTCGAGGCCTCCATCGAGGAGAACCGCCGGGAGATCGCCGCGATCGCCAACAACCCGGACGCGCCGACCTTCGAGAACACCATCGTCGCGCTGGAGGATGCCGGCCGGACCTACAACGACGTGAGCACGATCTTCGGCATCTGGAGCTCGTCCATGAACGGGCCCGAGTTCCAGGTCATCGAGCGGGAGATGGCCCCCAGGCTCGCGGCCTTCGCCGATGAGATTGCCCAGAACGAGAAGCTCTTCCAGCGCGTCGAGGCGGTCTACACCTCGCCCGACAAGGCGAAGCTGACCCCCGAGCAGCAGCGGCTCGTCTGGGTCCACTACACGGGCCTCGTGCGCTCGGGCGCGAAGCTCGACGCGGCGGCGAAGAAGCGCCTGGCGGACATCAACCAGCGCCTCGCCTCGCTCTACACCGACTTCAGCCAGAACGTGCTGGCCGACGAGGAGAACCATGTCGTCGTCCTCGAGTCGGAGGCGGACCTGGCCGGCCTGCCCGAGTCCGTCCGCACCGGTGCCGCGGCCGCCGCCGAGTCGCGCGGCATGCCGGGCAAGTGGGTCATCACCAACACGCGCTCCTCCATGGAGCCGTTCCTGACGTACTCGTCCCGCCGGGACCTGCGGGAGAAGGTCTGGCGCAACTACGTCAACCGGGGTGACAACGGCGACGCCCGCGACAACAACAAGCTCATCACCGAGATCCTCAAGCTGCGCGCCGAGCGGGCGAAGCTGCTGGGCTACGCGACGCATGCCCACTGGCGGCTCGAGAACACCATGGCCAAGACGCCCGAGCGCGCCATGGCGCTGATGGAGGCGGTGTGGACTCCCGCCGTGGCCCGCGTCCGCGAGGAGGTCGCCGACATGCAGGCGATCGCCAACAAGGAGGGCGCGAAGCTGAAGATCGAGCCCTGGGACTACCGCTACTACGCGGAGAAGGTCCGCAAGGCGAAGTACGACCTCGACGAGAACGAGGTGAAGCCGTACCTGCAGCTCGAGAAGCTGCGCGAGGGCATGTTCTGGGTGGCAGGCGAGCTGTTCGGCTTCTCGTTCACGCCGGTGAGCAACGTGCCGGTCTTCCACCCCGACGTGCGCGTCTGGGAGGTGAAGGACAAGACGAGCGGCAAGCACGTGGGCCTGTGGTACTTCGATCCGTATGCGCGGCCCGGCAAGCGCTCCGGCGCGTGGATGAACGCCTACCGGAACCAGGAGCGGTTCAAGGGCGACATCTCCACCATCGTCTCCAACAACTCCAACTTCATGAAGGGCAAGCCGGGCGAGCCGGTGCTGATCAGCTGGACCGACGCCCAGACCCTGTTCCACGAGTTCGGCCACGCACTGCACGGCCTGGCCTCCAACGTGACGTACCCGACGCTCTCGGGCACGTCGGTGGCGCGTGACTACGTGGAGTTCCCCTCGCAGCTGCTGGAGCACTGGCTCTCCACGCCCGAGGTACTGAACACGTACGCCGTGCATTATCAGACGGGCAAGCCCATCCCGGCGGCGCTGGTGGCGAAGATCGAGAAGGCCGCCACCTTCAACCAGGGCTTCGGCACGGTCGAGTACCTGTCGAGCGCCCTGGTGGACATGAAGCTGCACCTGGCGGGCGACAAGACGATCGATCCGGATGCCTTCGAGCGCGACACGCTGGGAGCGCTCGGGATGCCGAAGGAGATCGTCATGCGGCATCGCACGCCGCAGTTCGGCCACGTCTTCGCGGGCGACGGGTACTCGGCGGGCTACTACAGCTATCTCTGGTCCGACACGCTCACGGCCGACGCCTACGAGGCCTTCACCGAGGGCAAGGGCGCCTATGACCGGGACGTGGCCGAGCGGCTGCGCAAGAACGTCTTCTCGGTGGGCAACACGGTGGATCCCGCCGAGGCCTATCGCTCCTTCCGCGGCAAGGAGGCCGGCACCGACGCGTTGATGCGCAAGCGCGGCTTCCCGGTCCCGGTGAAGAACAAGAAGGCGAACTGA
- a CDS encoding dihydrofolate reductase family protein, which translates to MRKIIVGAMVSMDGVMQAPGGPTEDPTKGFKFGGWVMPYFDQEFGEELDRVFKEKFDLLLGRKTYEIFAAYWPYYEEDAPHGGIAKLFKGIKKYAVSRSGAVDTSWAGSVLLRDIADVKRLKQEDGPNLVTQGSTELVHALLANDLVDAMSIFTVPVVLGGGKKLFADGSAPHSFKLTRSRVSPKGLIVGHYEREGEIKIGDTSLDSPSEREIARQERMKREG; encoded by the coding sequence ATGCGGAAGATTATCGTCGGCGCCATGGTTTCCATGGATGGCGTCATGCAAGCGCCCGGCGGGCCGACCGAGGATCCGACCAAGGGCTTCAAGTTCGGCGGCTGGGTGATGCCCTATTTCGATCAAGAGTTCGGCGAAGAGCTCGACCGCGTCTTCAAGGAGAAATTCGACCTCCTGCTCGGCCGCAAGACCTACGAGATTTTCGCCGCGTACTGGCCCTACTACGAAGAAGACGCTCCCCATGGCGGCATCGCCAAGCTGTTCAAGGGCATCAAGAAGTACGCGGTTTCGCGCTCAGGCGCGGTCGATACGAGCTGGGCGGGCTCAGTGCTCCTGCGCGACATCGCCGACGTGAAGCGCCTGAAGCAGGAAGATGGCCCGAACCTCGTCACCCAGGGCAGTACCGAACTCGTCCACGCGCTGCTCGCCAATGACCTGGTCGACGCTATGAGCATCTTCACGGTGCCGGTCGTGCTTGGCGGCGGCAAAAAGCTGTTCGCCGACGGCTCGGCGCCGCATTCGTTCAAGCTGACCAGGTCCCGCGTCTCTCCAAAAGGCCTGATCGTCGGCCATTACGAGCGAGAGGGTGAGATCAAGATTGGCGACACTTCGCTCGATTCCCCCAGCGAACGTGAGATTGCCCGCCAGGAGCGCATGAAGCGCGAGGGCTAA
- a CDS encoding zf-TFIIB domain-containing protein, translated as MRTTLLGGLLRERCGSCQAVWLERSSLARLAGGATGEELVRRARGRAGQCKHCQAELVELASSCPACGEEAPHCPECGIGPLSVTPVLGVPVDVCTRCGGVGLDAGELEQLQRVVARARDAGPQAHDEEPDGLKQDLEMKPCAGCRRVLKPAHAFAWQDKTWCGSCAPSEASPVEVKLTPYDPDTDDTFLPSSLWDPYITENEQYFSKKKRTQQLESALVWFFSKVLGSRR; from the coding sequence ATGCGAACCACCCTCCTCGGAGGGCTCCTGCGAGAGCGATGTGGCTCGTGTCAGGCGGTGTGGCTGGAGCGCAGCTCGCTGGCCAGATTGGCGGGGGGGGCGACGGGCGAGGAGCTGGTGCGGCGGGCCCGGGGAAGAGCCGGACAGTGCAAACACTGCCAGGCCGAGCTGGTGGAGCTCGCCTCGAGCTGTCCCGCGTGCGGAGAGGAAGCACCCCACTGTCCGGAGTGTGGCATCGGGCCGCTTTCGGTGACACCGGTGCTCGGGGTGCCCGTGGATGTCTGCACCCGGTGCGGAGGCGTGGGCCTGGATGCCGGAGAGTTGGAGCAGCTCCAGCGCGTGGTGGCTCGAGCCCGGGACGCAGGGCCACAGGCTCACGATGAGGAACCGGACGGGCTGAAGCAGGACCTGGAAATGAAGCCCTGTGCCGGCTGTCGCCGGGTGCTGAAGCCGGCACATGCCTTCGCGTGGCAGGACAAGACCTGGTGTGGGAGCTGCGCTCCCTCGGAGGCGAGCCCGGTGGAGGTCAAGCTCACCCCGTATGACCCGGACACCGACGACACCTTCCTTCCCTCCAGCCTCTGGGACCCCTACATCACCGAGAACGAACAGTACTTTTCGAAGAAGAAGAGAACCCAGCAGCTGGAGTCCGCCCTGGTCTGGTTCTTCTCGAAGGTACTGGGTTCACGGCGATGA